In one Aricia agestis chromosome 21, ilAriAges1.1, whole genome shotgun sequence genomic region, the following are encoded:
- the LOC121737912 gene encoding telomerase reverse transcriptase-like produces MPIVIYKKDVPNLKQRIKEKLYFLRVISGISHKRIESQYLALYRNWISHNKPKLYFIKTDLTNAFGSIDIKVLLKVLCERHQKFQSQEKSLSIKKKFALLYRQFVNEIRSPLLIRTGSTYYEWNRGLVQGYKYSPALSELYYSYMDEIYFADFIQKRENRINLFVRVVDDYLYITDCLEDAQLFLNALNNYKNVNYNKTIVNFAHENIRQSSFITFLGYTYDTKKLNVCRAKNVYVGQMCYKIAFTQAISNVSKFIENRIGQSGIFVSSHIFNLHYNDEALVWKHIFTTLCHCANKFCTILAVLCQESDMPKYLALYKRKVSNSLCSSIINTLKKNKPDDFQFVYCINHFKYLSYKALLLCVKETSKCSKLIPFVEASMSKTNCIFGKWSQHYSRITVDRNILAVREQCRRQDLRVIMKDFNTLPKGFECFKTIKSI; encoded by the exons AT GCCAATAGTGATCTACAAGAAAGATGTTCCTAATTTAAAGCAAAGAATAAAAGAAAAGCTTTATTTCCTTCGAGTTATATCGGGAATATCGCACAAGAGGATAGAATCTCAGTATCTGGCACTATACAGAAATTGGATAAGTCATAACAAGCCAAAATTGTACTTTATCAAAACTGACCTAACCAATGCATTTGGGTCCATAGATATAAAAGTCTTATTAAAAGTTCTTTGTGAGAGGCATCAAAAGTTCCAAAGCCAAGAAAAATCTTTGTCAATTAAGAAGAAATTTGCTTTACTGTATAGACAGTTTGTAAATGAAATTCGGAGTCCTCTACTCATACGCACTGGTTCTACATATTACGAATGGAATAGGGGACTGGTCCAAGGCTATAAATACTCACCAGCCCTATCGGAGTTGTATTATTCTTACATGGATGAAATATACTTTGCAGACTTCATACAGAAGAGAGAAAACAGAATAAACCTTTTTGTTAGAGTCGTAGATGATTACTTGTATATTACAGACTGTTTAGAAGAtgcacaattatttttaaatgcactaaacaattataaaaatgttaattacaATAAAACCATTGTTAATTTCGCCCATGAAAATATCAGGCAGAGTTCTTTTATTACCTTCCTAGGGTACACTTATGATACTAAAAAGTTGAATGTTTGCAGGgcaaaaaatgtttatgtaGGACAAATGTGTTACAAAATCGCATTCACTCAAGCTATTTCAAATGTGTCCAAGTTTATTGAAAACAGAATCGGTCAGTCTGGAATTTTTGTCAGTAGTCACATTTTCAATCTTCACTACAACGATGAAGCTTTAGTATGGAAACACATTTTCACCACATTATGTCACTGCGCAAACAAATTTTGCACAATCTTAGCAGTACTGTGCCAAGAGAGTGATATGCCTAAATATCTGGCACTCTATAAGAGGAAGGTTTCAAATAGTTTGTGCAGTTCCATTATAAATACTTTAAAGAAAAACAAACCAGATGATTTTCAAtttgtttattgtataaatCACTTTAAATATCTCTCCTATAAAGCATTGTTGTTGTGTGTAAAAGAAACATCAAAATGTAGTAAGCTCATACCGTTTGTAGAAGCTAGTATGTCTAAAACAAACTGTATATTTGGCAAATGGAGCCAGCATTACAGTAGAATAACAGTAGACAGAAATATTTTAGCTGTAAGAGAGCAATGTAGAAGACAAGATTTAAGAGTAATCATGAAAGATTTTAACACTTTACCCAAAGGATTTGAATGTTTTAAAACTATAAAGAGTATTTGA
- the LOC121737910 gene encoding melanotransferrin, which produces MEMYFIITLLIVGVSGSFRDSAGNRIEELNKVEGQDLITWCTTSILEQTKCEQLANITAQEKDLFGLDYIPLKCKRAFDSEECMSWVDQGDASLLALDAGEVYVAGRYHSLVPIMQELYGHGEPYQYAVAVVKKGSLPAVQSYTGLSGLRGAKACFPGVGSLAGWVMPIHILMQEGGLKITDCNNHVKSAVEFFGESCAPNSLKDIYNPIGDNSDKLCKLCTGGAGVRCTLADPYAGYEGALKCLIANNTGDIAFVRDTTIQHALLSGKILGGVREDHFELICRDGSRMPVTRYEECNWGRVPADAVVTSSAATVEQRKRYQRYLNRTVELYGEANPANRVTNTTEYQRDAFGKRLTSTTDRPRFSFDGFRREPYPEPKYSDKEEKNMVTYEPRRGPNGQQIDPPFYLFRSNITTDLLLQDATISFQTLKEEHQAAKYILNNQFVGDQAEKAVRGIQDCPVKRAVLCVTSVPEMDKCVKMRVALKAAFLSPALVCWQGQGAEHCARAVAEGVADFVLLDAADMLHAAYRHRLAPFMQEIYSSGDNWYYAVAVAKEQDPDTDITYLRGKNTCHTGIGMAAGWVYPLAYLLSNGWIRPYGCDGARAAAQYFTKSCAPGALSSEYVDAYSVPHDNLCHLCHGSSFRRCRRDASEDYFGDVGALRCMVEGGGDVAFVRHSAPADVVGGRRREWWARDLLPDDLQLLCPDGTRAKMHEYARCNLGRVPGSVLMGRANHTELDTYSNLMIYAQQLYGATATDEFSFSMFFSPAPYADLIFSDAAVRLKPLPHKMRSAALVAGDALIRATRLVSCDAPQAASYVAADPDFLSGAERPLAGVLLAIVLVLLV; this is translated from the exons AtggaaatgtattttattattacccTTTTAATAG TTGGAGTCAGCGGCAGCTTTCGAGACAGCGCTGGAAACAGAATTGAAGAACTGAACAAAGTCGAAGGCCAAGATTTAATAACCTGGTGCACAACATCCATACTTGAGCAAACAAAATGCGAGCAACTGGCTAATATTACTGCACAAGAGAAAGATCTGTTTGGACTGGACTATATTCCACTTAAATGTAAACGG gcTTTTGACTCAGAAGAGTGTATGTCATGGGTTGACCAAGGTGATGCGTCCCTCCTCGCTCTTGATGCTGGTGAAGTGTACGTAGCAGGGAGGTACCACTCATTGGTACCAATTATGCAGGAG TTGTACGGCCACGGTGAACCCTATCAATATGCTGTAGCTGTGGTGAAGAAGGGCAGTCTACCTGCGGTCCAGTCTTACACTGGACTTAGTGGCCTCCGAGGTGCCAAGGCGTGCTTCCCAGGTGTTGGATCTCTGGCAGGATGGGTTATGCCTATACATATt cTTATGCAAGAAGGTGGTTTAAAGATCACAGACTGCAACAACCATGTGAAGTCTGCTGTGGAATTCTTCGGAGAATCCTGTGCTCCCAACTCCTTGAAGGACATTTATAATCCGATTGGTGATAATTCTGACAA GTTATGCAAACTATGTACGGGCGGTGCGGGCGTACGTTGTACCTTAGCAGATCCGTACGCCGGGTACGAAGGAGCGCTCAAGTGTCTGATAGCTAACAACACAGGAGATATCGCTTTTGTGAGGGACACCACGATACAACATGCGCTTCTGTCCGGTAAAATTTTGG GTGGCGTCCGCGAAGACCACTTCGAGTTGATCTGCCGCGACGGGTCCCGGATGCCGGTGACGCGGTACGAGGAGTGCAACTGGGGCCGCGTGCCCGCTGATGCCGTCGTCACCAGCAGCGCCGCTACTGTGGAGCAGAGGAAAAG atatcaAAGATACCTGAATCGCACAGTCGAGCTGTATGGAGAAGCAAACCCAGCGAATAGGGTGACCAACACAACTGAATATCAACGGGACGCTTTTGGCAAACGGCTCACTTCTACTACAGACCGGCCAAGATTCTCCTTTGATGGTTTCAGACGTGAACCCTATCCGGAACCCAAATATTCTGATAAAGAAGAGAAAAA CATGGTAACATACGAACCAAGAAGAGGTCCCAACGGGCAGCAGATCGACCCACCATTTTACCTGTTCAGATCCAACATCACTACAGATTTATTGTTACAG GATGCTACAATCAGTTTCCAAACACTAAAGGAGGAACACCAAGCGGCTAAATACATATTGAACAATCAGTTTGTTGGTGACCAAGCCGAGAAGGCTGTCCGCGGGATACAGGACTGTCCTGTGAAGCGAGCAGTGCTGTGTGTCACTAGTGTGCCTGAAATGGATAAATGTGTTAAAATGAGG GTGGCGCTGAAGGCGGCGTTCTTGTCCCCGGCGCTGGTGTGCTGGCAGGGCCAGGGGGCGGAGCACTGCGCGCGCGCCGTGGCAGAGGGCGTGGCCGACTTCGTCCTGCTGGACGCCGCGGACATGCTGCACGCGGCCTACAGGCACCGCCTCGCGCCGTTCATGCAGGAG ATCTACTCGAGCGGCGACAACTGGTACTACGCGGTCGCCGTGGCCAAGGAACAAGATCCTGATACGGACATCACATACCTTCGGGGCAAGAACACTTGCCACACTGGTATAGGCATGGCCGCCGGATGGGTGTATCCGCTAGCTTACTTGCTAAGTAACGGATGGATCAG GCCATACGGGTGTGATGGTGCTCGCGCCGCCGCTCAATACTTCACGAAGTCGTGCGCGCCCGGTGCACTGAGCAGCGAATACGTCGACGCCTACAGCGTGCCGCACGACAACCTGTGTCATCTGTGTCATGGATCTTCATTCAG acGGTGCCGTCGCGACGCTAGCGAGGACTACTTCGGCGACGTGGGCGCGTTGCGCTGCATGGTGGAGGGGGGAGGGGACGTGGCGTTCGTGCGTCACTCCGCCCCCGCGGACGTGgtgggcgggcggcggcgcgagTGGTGGGCGCGCGACCTTCTGCCGGACGACCTGCAGCTGCTGTGTCCCGATG GCACCCGGGCAAAAATGCACGAGTACGCGCGCTGCAACCTCGGCCGGGTACCGGGTTCGGTTCTGATGGGACGGGCCAACCACACCGAGCTGGACACATACTCCAACCTCATGATATATGCCCAGCAGCTGTACGGGGCCACGGCTACTGATGAGTTCAG TTTCAGCATGTTCTTCTCACCAGCGCCCTACGCCGATCTCATATTCAGCGACGCGGCGGTCCGTCTAAAGCCTCTACCACACAAGATGCGATCCGCCGCGCTAGTCGCCGGCGACGCTTTGATCCGCGCGACGCGACTTGTCTCGTGTGACGCGCCGCAAGCTGCGAGCTATGTGGCCGCTGATCCGGACTTCCTATCAGGTGCGGAGAGACCGTTGGCTGGGGTGTTACTAGCGATTGTGTTGGTATTGTTGGTATAG